In one Neobacillus sp. CF12 genomic region, the following are encoded:
- a CDS encoding histidine phosphatase family protein: protein MNIYLIRHGEAEHNVDKTVMAHTHDSQHSLTELGQKQAQVTAEFFKNIVSPKAVLYSSPYLRTMQTAQAIHSALPEGVPFYENPLIREWELGNLYDFTDRTPEKKKEFKAAGQFYFRFQNGESLADVYLRATMFMNTVVERVKQQQRYEDVVIVTHAAFIHMLLTFLMNWPIEDLKNFKPVENASVIKINEVDGDYQYEKIFVPIVE from the coding sequence TTGAATATTTATCTCATCCGTCATGGTGAAGCAGAGCATAATGTTGATAAAACAGTGATGGCGCATACCCATGATTCGCAGCATAGTTTAACGGAGCTCGGACAGAAACAAGCACAAGTAACGGCTGAGTTTTTTAAAAATATCGTCTCTCCAAAGGCGGTCTTGTACAGTTCGCCTTATTTACGGACAATGCAAACAGCTCAAGCGATTCATTCGGCACTGCCAGAAGGAGTTCCATTTTACGAAAATCCATTAATTAGAGAATGGGAGCTTGGCAATCTTTATGACTTTACAGACCGCACGCCTGAAAAGAAAAAGGAATTCAAAGCAGCAGGTCAATTTTACTTTCGCTTCCAGAACGGTGAATCATTAGCAGATGTATACTTACGAGCTACCATGTTCATGAATACAGTGGTTGAACGAGTGAAACAGCAGCAACGGTATGAGGATGTTGTCATTGTTACGCATGCTGCTTTTATTCATATGTTGTTAACCTTTTTGATGAATTGGCCAATAGAGGACTTAAAGAATTTTAAACCAGTGGAAAATGCTTCGGTTATAAAAATTAATGAAGTAGATGGAGATTATCAGTACGAGAAAATTTTTGTTCCAATCGTCGAGTAA
- a CDS encoding TraB/GumN family protein — MTEENITRIQLDGKEVILIGTAHVSKLSVEQVKEVIDRERPDSVCIELDDQRYKSIMDGNKWREMDIFKVIKEKKATLLIMNLAISSFQNRLAKQFDTKPGQEMIQGIESAKEIGAELVLADRNIQITFSRIWGNVGVWGKAQLLTSIIYSIFNKDTISEEELEKMKTQDTLNASLAEISEAFPRLKKPLIDERDQYLAQKIKEAPGEKVVAVLGAAHVPGITKEIHNDQDLEALTKTKPKSKTPQIIGWLIPALIVALIAVTFFLNPAAGMDQAISWILWTGITAALGAAAAFGHPLAILSAFLAAPITTLHPLLAAGWVSGIVQAYIKRPSVADFENLSEDVFSLKGFWRNKFTRVLLVIILTNIGGSFGTFIGGADVIRTFLNNL, encoded by the coding sequence ATGACGGAAGAAAATATAACCCGAATTCAACTGGACGGCAAAGAAGTCATATTAATTGGTACAGCTCATGTTTCCAAACTAAGCGTGGAGCAGGTAAAAGAGGTCATTGACAGAGAACGTCCTGATTCTGTTTGTATCGAATTGGATGATCAACGCTACAAGTCGATTATGGACGGCAACAAATGGAGAGAAATGGATATCTTCAAGGTTATTAAAGAAAAGAAAGCTACATTATTAATCATGAATCTCGCCATTTCATCTTTTCAAAACCGCTTAGCCAAGCAATTTGATACAAAACCAGGGCAAGAAATGATCCAAGGGATTGAATCAGCAAAAGAAATAGGGGCTGAGCTTGTTTTAGCAGATCGTAATATCCAAATTACGTTCTCACGTATTTGGGGTAATGTAGGTGTCTGGGGAAAAGCCCAGCTGCTCACGTCGATTATCTATAGTATTTTCAATAAAGATACCATTTCAGAAGAAGAACTTGAGAAAATGAAGACTCAAGATACATTGAATGCTTCGCTTGCTGAAATTTCAGAAGCGTTTCCTAGATTAAAAAAACCTTTAATTGATGAACGTGATCAATACTTAGCTCAAAAAATTAAAGAAGCACCTGGGGAGAAGGTCGTGGCCGTTCTTGGGGCGGCACATGTTCCGGGAATCACAAAGGAAATTCACAATGACCAGGATTTGGAAGCTTTAACGAAAACTAAACCAAAATCTAAAACACCGCAAATAATCGGTTGGTTGATCCCTGCGCTGATTGTTGCGCTAATTGCGGTTACCTTTTTTCTCAATCCAGCAGCTGGGATGGATCAAGCCATTAGCTGGATCCTTTGGACTGGAATCACAGCAGCATTAGGAGCAGCTGCTGCATTCGGACATCCACTTGCGATTTTATCCGCCTTTTTGGCGGCGCCCATCACCACTTTACATCCTTTACTTGCTGCAGGATGGGTATCGGGAATTGTACAAGCTTATATCAAACGTCCAAGTGTGGCAGACTTTGAAAACTTATCAGAAGATGTTTTCTCACTTAAAGGCTTTTGGCGTAATAAATTTACAAGAGTCCTGCTGGTTATCATCCTTACTAATATTGGAGGTTCATTTGGAACCTTTATTGGCGGAGCAGATGTTATACGTACATTCCTTAATAATTTGTAA
- a CDS encoding AraC family transcriptional regulator has protein sequence MQQIIDYIEDHIRDEIDPENLAKIAGYSPYHFYRVFQKHTGYTLMDYVVKRRLQYALHELVHGKKVIQIAMDYGFDTHAGFTKAFKKCFGSPPSLYKIHGPKSLPQKLDLISIHQKNTGGIVLQPMIVNRPAFTVAGKTFEINMGNVSYTRDAPAFWDQEGLADGSIERLLYKSLSPKKHGEYCINLGNTKLEDKFIYLFAVDLDKDTSLPDGLTPLQIPAATYAVFRTPLVVVEKFASAIKGTWRYILEDWFPQSSYEVDEDSFDFEYYDEHCHYWDYEKVYMEIHIPIKERV, from the coding sequence TTGCAACAGATAATCGATTATATTGAAGACCATATTAGGGATGAAATTGATCCTGAGAATCTAGCAAAAATCGCCGGATATTCTCCCTACCATTTTTATCGAGTTTTTCAAAAGCACACAGGTTATACCTTAATGGACTATGTAGTAAAAAGAAGACTCCAGTATGCATTACACGAACTCGTCCACGGTAAAAAAGTGATCCAAATTGCTATGGATTATGGATTTGATACCCATGCTGGTTTTACTAAGGCATTTAAAAAATGCTTTGGAAGTCCTCCAAGTTTATATAAAATTCACGGTCCAAAATCATTGCCACAAAAGTTAGATTTAATTAGCATTCATCAAAAGAACACAGGCGGTATCGTGCTGCAGCCTATGATCGTTAATAGACCGGCCTTCACTGTTGCAGGTAAAACATTCGAAATCAATATGGGAAATGTATCTTACACGAGAGATGCACCAGCGTTTTGGGATCAAGAAGGTCTGGCGGACGGTTCCATTGAAAGATTGCTATATAAATCACTATCTCCAAAAAAGCATGGGGAGTACTGTATAAATTTAGGTAATACAAAATTAGAAGATAAGTTCATCTATTTGTTTGCTGTAGATCTAGACAAAGATACGTCGCTTCCAGATGGACTGACACCATTACAAATACCTGCTGCTACATATGCTGTGTTCAGAACTCCTTTGGTCGTAGTAGAGAAGTTTGCTTCAGCCATTAAAGGGACATGGAGATATATTTTGGAAGATTGGTTTCCACAATCATCCTATGAGGTTGATGAAGACAGTTTTGACTTTGAATATTATGATGAACACTGCCATTACTGGGATTATGAGAAAGTCTATATGGAGATTCATATTCCAATAAAAGAAAGAGTCTGA
- a CDS encoding GNAT family N-acetyltransferase: MTINIKKCNLEDLPTLQEISYETFNETFKDQNSPETMNAYLERAFNLKQLEKELSNIYSQFFFVYFNNEVAGYLKVNINDAQSEEMDDESLEIERIYIKSKFQKHGLGKYLLNKAMEIAMERNKKKIWLGVWEKNENAIAFYKKMEFVQTGAHSFYMGDEEQIDFIMTKTQK; this comes from the coding sequence ATGACTATAAATATAAAAAAGTGTAATCTTGAGGATTTACCCACACTTCAAGAAATTAGTTATGAAACATTTAATGAGACATTTAAGGATCAGAACTCACCCGAAACTATGAATGCCTATTTGGAAAGGGCATTTAACTTAAAACAATTAGAAAAGGAATTATCCAATATCTATTCGCAATTCTTTTTTGTTTATTTTAATAATGAAGTCGCTGGATACTTAAAGGTCAATATCAATGATGCTCAGTCTGAAGAAATGGATGATGAATCACTTGAAATCGAGAGGATTTATATAAAGAGCAAATTTCAAAAACATGGGCTTGGTAAATATCTGCTAAATAAAGCGATGGAAATTGCGATGGAACGTAATAAAAAGAAAATCTGGCTAGGCGTTTGGGAAAAAAATGAAAATGCTATTGCTTTTTATAAGAAAATGGAGTTTGTTCAAACTGGAGCCCACTCTTTTTATATGGGTGATGAAGAACAAATAGATTTTATAATGACAAAAACGCAAAAATAA
- a CDS encoding FMN-binding negative transcriptional regulator, producing the protein MYIPKYYKVTNVDEIWDFVQKNSFGTIVTTVQGKPIATHLPLGLKKKDDAYYLTGHMAYGNPQWKTFETCENALVMFQGPNAYISSSWYGHEEVPTWNYQAVHVYGKASILEKDELIEELTIMLEKYEKHRENPVLWDKLSPQLLGSELKGIVGFKIKVGDIQAAYKLSQNRNETDYINIIDKLKNEGNPNSKQMAELMEKRVKSHK; encoded by the coding sequence ATGTATATTCCAAAATATTATAAGGTCACAAATGTGGATGAAATTTGGGATTTTGTTCAAAAAAACTCTTTTGGCACGATTGTCACAACAGTTCAAGGGAAACCAATTGCCACGCATTTGCCTTTGGGGTTAAAGAAAAAAGACGATGCTTACTATCTTACTGGACATATGGCTTATGGGAATCCTCAGTGGAAAACATTTGAAACCTGTGAAAATGCGCTTGTCATGTTTCAAGGACCGAATGCTTACATTTCTTCTTCTTGGTATGGTCATGAAGAAGTTCCAACATGGAATTATCAAGCCGTTCATGTATATGGGAAAGCAAGCATTTTAGAGAAAGATGAATTAATAGAAGAGTTAACAATAATGCTGGAAAAATATGAAAAACACCGAGAAAATCCAGTTTTATGGGATAAACTTTCTCCTCAACTTTTAGGAAGTGAACTGAAAGGTATTGTTGGGTTTAAGATTAAAGTGGGAGATATTCAGGCTGCATATAAATTAAGTCAGAACCGAAATGAAACGGATTATATTAACATCATTGATAAATTAAAAAATGAAGGAAATCCAAATTCGAAACAAATGGCAGAATTGATGGAAAAGAGAGTGAAAAGTCACAAATAA
- a CDS encoding MarR family transcriptional regulator, with amino-acid sequence MKEILREIGMIARALDSISNIEFKEYDLTKGQYLYLVRICENPGIIQEKLAEMIKVDRTTASRAIKKLEMNGFIEKKDDKHNKKIKKLFPTEKGKNVYPFIKRENDFSNIVALKGFSEKEAETIFNLLQRVRRNVEKDWEFVKKGNKRDY; translated from the coding sequence ATGAAGGAAATTCTTCGTGAAATTGGAATGATAGCAAGGGCATTAGATTCTATAAGTAATATAGAATTTAAAGAATATGACCTTACAAAAGGACAGTATTTGTACCTTGTGCGAATATGTGAAAACCCAGGAATCATTCAAGAAAAGTTAGCCGAGATGATAAAAGTAGATCGAACAACAGCATCTCGTGCTATAAAAAAACTTGAAATGAATGGCTTTATTGAAAAGAAAGACGATAAACATAACAAAAAAATTAAAAAACTCTTTCCAACAGAGAAAGGGAAAAATGTATATCCTTTTATAAAAAGAGAAAATGATTTTTCCAATATCGTTGCATTAAAGGGATTTTCTGAAAAAGAAGCAGAAACCATTTTCAATCTTCTTCAAAGAGTAAGAAGAAATGTAGAAAAAGACTGGGAATTTGTAAAAAAGGGAAACAAGAGAGATTATTGA
- a CDS encoding PhzF family phenazine biosynthesis protein → MDFYIVDVFAEEKYEGNQLAVLIPSRTISTEEMQKIAREINFNETTFILSGKQDNGGYDVRIFTPDVEVPFAGHPTLGTAFIIQKVLENNESKQIILNLKVGQIPVNIEGEQLIMKQNPPELGTIIPDQDIFTEILQITNEDIDSRFPIQIVSTGLPAVIVPLCSLDAVNRCKINHNNYQNFIDNVIKANILVFTPETKLKENDVNVRVFLDDTGFPEDPATGSANGNLAGYLIAHNFFESKNIVYRVEQGFQMGRPSILNIQAKNSQNSIQILVGGKVFLIAKGEWY, encoded by the coding sequence ATGGATTTTTATATTGTTGATGTATTCGCAGAAGAAAAATATGAAGGTAACCAATTAGCCGTACTTATTCCATCGAGAACTATATCTACTGAAGAAATGCAAAAGATTGCAAGAGAGATAAACTTTAATGAAACAACATTTATTTTATCTGGCAAACAAGACAACGGAGGATACGATGTTCGAATATTTACTCCTGATGTAGAGGTTCCTTTTGCTGGTCATCCAACATTAGGAACAGCATTTATCATTCAGAAAGTTTTAGAAAACAATGAAAGTAAACAAATAATTCTAAACCTTAAAGTAGGACAAATACCTGTAAATATTGAAGGTGAACAATTAATAATGAAGCAAAACCCACCCGAATTAGGAACGATAATTCCTGATCAAGATATTTTCACCGAAATATTACAAATAACTAATGAAGATATTGATTCCCGGTTTCCCATTCAAATTGTATCAACAGGATTACCAGCAGTAATTGTTCCTCTTTGTTCATTGGATGCTGTAAATCGTTGCAAGATCAATCATAATAATTATCAAAATTTCATTGATAACGTTATAAAAGCAAATATCCTTGTCTTTACTCCTGAAACCAAACTAAAAGAAAATGATGTAAATGTAAGAGTATTTTTAGATGACACAGGATTCCCAGAAGATCCTGCGACTGGAAGTGCAAACGGAAATCTTGCAGGATACCTTATTGCACATAACTTTTTTGAAAGTAAAAATATAGTGTACAGAGTTGAACAAGGATTCCAAATGGGAAGACCATCTATTTTAAATATACAAGCTAAAAATTCCCAAAATTCCATTCAAATCCTTGTAGGGGGTAAAGTGTTTTTAATCGCAAAAGGAGAATGGTATTAA